In Maylandia zebra isolate NMK-2024a linkage group LG12, Mzebra_GT3a, whole genome shotgun sequence, a single genomic region encodes these proteins:
- the LOC101477150 gene encoding arrestin domain-containing protein 3 isoform X2 — protein sequence MFEQTIRNFKINFIRHDGRNSFSSGDQIIGHISFDLTKETKITSITTRLKGNVNVHWTAGGGGGKQETRKRYSARLDFFDLKGVILQEDRATRGTKLQLGTHVYPFTCQLPLGNFPSSFHGVHGKIAYTLTVGINRPWRMSKDFVTELKFVNHIDTNQPGLNAPLSGSNSVTPCSLWCNSSPVTLTVSVATKAFTPGETVKIFCEFSNPSSKTATPKVKLQQKQTFYTHSKRNRKMAIKTLACVSGEPVGAQVSYVRTEIMLAIPSSASLTISECSILVVDYIIEVKLHVGALDEVVVLFPIILCDTPVQTYPPV from the exons ATGTTCGAGCAGACAATCCGAAATTTCAAAATCAATTTTATCAGGCACGATGGACGAAATAGTTTTTCCAGTGGCGACCAAATCATAGGTCACATCTCTTTTGATCtgacaaaagaaacaaagatcACTTCAATAACAACGAGGCTGAAGGGAAACGTGAATGTGCACTGGACCGCCGGAGGAGGTGGAGGGAAACAGGAAACGAGGAAACGTTACTCTGCAAGGCTGGACTTCTTCGACTTAAAAGGAGTTATTTTGCAAGAAGACAGGG CTACTCGTGGGACAAAACTTCAACTCGGGACGCATGTGTATCCGTTCACATGTCAGCTCCCACTAGG AAACTTCCCATCGTCCTTTCATGGGGTTCACGGAAAAATAGCATATACCTTGACAGTGGGCATTAATAGACCGTGGCGTATGTCCAAGGACTTTGTGACAGAGCTTAAGTTTGTAAACCACATTGATACCAACCAGCCAGGGTTGAAT GCGCCACTCTCAGGTTCAAACAGCGTGACACCGTGTAGCTTGTGGTGTAACTCCAGTCCCGTCACTCTGACAGTTAGTGTAGCGACGAAAGCTTTCACCCCTG GCGAAACAGTGAAAATATTTTGTGAATTTAGTAACCCTTCATCTAAAACAGCTACTCCGAAGGTGAAGCTGCAACAGAAACAGACTTTCTACACCCACAGTAAGCGCAACAGGAAGATGGCTATCAAAACTTTGGCGTGTGTGTCAGGAGAACCTGTTGGTGCTCAGGTTTCTTATGTACGCACTGAGATCATGCTCGCTATTCCCTCGTCTGCATCTTTAACCATCTCAGAGTGCAGCATTCTGGTTGTTGATTACATTATTGAG gTTAAACTCCACGTAGGAGCATTGGATGAGGTCGTTGTGCTGTTTCCAATCATCCTGTGTGATACCCCCGTGCAAACTTATCCCCCAGTGTGA
- the LOC101477150 gene encoding arrestin domain-containing protein 3 isoform X1 yields MFEQTIRNFKINFIRHDGRNSFSSGDQIIGHISFDLTKETKITSITTRLKGNVNVHWTAGGGGGKQETRKRYSARLDFFDLKGVILQEDRGMLLLVLFGRSDTWQTNSHCLCPFLIATRGTKLQLGTHVYPFTCQLPLGNFPSSFHGVHGKIAYTLTVGINRPWRMSKDFVTELKFVNHIDTNQPGLNAPLSGSNSVTPCSLWCNSSPVTLTVSVATKAFTPGETVKIFCEFSNPSSKTATPKVKLQQKQTFYTHSKRNRKMAIKTLACVSGEPVGAQVSYVRTEIMLAIPSSASLTISECSILVVDYIIEVKLHVGALDEVVVLFPIILCDTPVQTYPPV; encoded by the exons ATGTTCGAGCAGACAATCCGAAATTTCAAAATCAATTTTATCAGGCACGATGGACGAAATAGTTTTTCCAGTGGCGACCAAATCATAGGTCACATCTCTTTTGATCtgacaaaagaaacaaagatcACTTCAATAACAACGAGGCTGAAGGGAAACGTGAATGTGCACTGGACCGCCGGAGGAGGTGGAGGGAAACAGGAAACGAGGAAACGTTACTCTGCAAGGCTGGACTTCTTCGACTTAAAAGGAGTTATTTTGCAAGAAGACAGGGGTATGCTGTTACTGGTGCTGTTTGGACGCAGTGATACATGGCAAACAAACAGTCACTGTCTTTGTCCTTTTCTTATAGCTACTCGTGGGACAAAACTTCAACTCGGGACGCATGTGTATCCGTTCACATGTCAGCTCCCACTAGG AAACTTCCCATCGTCCTTTCATGGGGTTCACGGAAAAATAGCATATACCTTGACAGTGGGCATTAATAGACCGTGGCGTATGTCCAAGGACTTTGTGACAGAGCTTAAGTTTGTAAACCACATTGATACCAACCAGCCAGGGTTGAAT GCGCCACTCTCAGGTTCAAACAGCGTGACACCGTGTAGCTTGTGGTGTAACTCCAGTCCCGTCACTCTGACAGTTAGTGTAGCGACGAAAGCTTTCACCCCTG GCGAAACAGTGAAAATATTTTGTGAATTTAGTAACCCTTCATCTAAAACAGCTACTCCGAAGGTGAAGCTGCAACAGAAACAGACTTTCTACACCCACAGTAAGCGCAACAGGAAGATGGCTATCAAAACTTTGGCGTGTGTGTCAGGAGAACCTGTTGGTGCTCAGGTTTCTTATGTACGCACTGAGATCATGCTCGCTATTCCCTCGTCTGCATCTTTAACCATCTCAGAGTGCAGCATTCTGGTTGTTGATTACATTATTGAG gTTAAACTCCACGTAGGAGCATTGGATGAGGTCGTTGTGCTGTTTCCAATCATCCTGTGTGATACCCCCGTGCAAACTTATCCCCCAGTGTGA